The Streptomyces sp. Edi4 genome includes a window with the following:
- a CDS encoding VOC family protein encodes MTVKAIPRGYSTVTPWIISADAARLIDFMKEAFGGEELGRMVGADGRVEHAEVRIGDAVVMMFDRHSPDWPDTPAFLRLFVEDADAVHRQAVTAGATSVTEVTELFFGDRVGRVRDPLGNLWWIQTHIEDISPEEQQRRLVKPEFVEAMEYVQNAEFFPKADGEAGA; translated from the coding sequence ATGACCGTCAAGGCGATCCCCAGGGGCTACTCCACCGTCACGCCCTGGATCATCTCGGCCGACGCCGCCCGGCTCATCGACTTCATGAAGGAGGCGTTCGGGGGCGAGGAGCTGGGGCGCATGGTGGGGGCCGACGGGCGCGTCGAGCACGCCGAGGTCCGCATCGGGGACGCGGTGGTGATGATGTTCGACCGGCACTCGCCCGACTGGCCGGACACCCCCGCCTTCCTGCGCCTCTTCGTCGAGGACGCCGACGCCGTGCACCGCCAGGCGGTCACGGCGGGCGCCACTTCGGTGACCGAGGTGACCGAGCTGTTCTTCGGGGACCGCGTCGGGCGGGTGCGCGACCCGCTGGGCAACCTGTGGTGGATCCAGACCCACATCGAAGACATCAGCCCCGAGGAGCAGCAACGGCGGCTCGTCAAGCCGGAGTTCGTAGAGGCGATGGAGTACGTCCAGAACGCCGAGTTCTTTCCGAAGGCGGACGGCGAAGCCGGCGCCTGA
- a CDS encoding cytochrome P450 has protein sequence MSEEDVIDLAALGEDFARDPHPVYAELRARGPVHRVLLPEGFTAWLVVGYEAARAALCDPHLSNNMRNAKDAGLTDLVADAPNMLMSDPPRHTRLRKLVVREFTPRRIRALEGRVQEITHELIDAMLAQSEGRADLVTDFAYPLPAAVICELLGVPFDDREKFHDWSTQITKRLGDGGAEAAMGELTGYLTALLEDKRARPGDDLLSALVRTSGEDQDALSTEELVGMAVLLLIAGQETTTGLIANGMVALLRHPEQCSALRADFSLLDGAVEEMLRYSGPTGTSLHRFTTASVSLDGVVIPGGGELVLIGNTPANQDPKRFPDAGRFDIRRDAGGHLAFGHGIHACFGAPLARLEAKAAVRALLERCPDLALAVDPATLIWHPSVMMRGLTSLPVLVRPTAPVA, from the coding sequence ATGAGCGAAGAGGACGTCATCGATCTGGCAGCACTCGGCGAGGACTTCGCCCGCGATCCGCACCCCGTCTATGCCGAGCTGCGCGCGCGAGGTCCGGTGCACCGGGTCCTGCTGCCGGAGGGGTTCACCGCCTGGCTGGTGGTCGGTTACGAAGCCGCCCGCGCCGCGCTCTGCGACCCGCACCTCTCCAACAACATGCGCAACGCGAAGGACGCGGGCCTCACCGACCTCGTGGCCGACGCGCCGAACATGCTGATGTCCGACCCGCCCCGGCACACCCGGCTGCGCAAGCTGGTCGTGCGGGAGTTCACTCCCCGGCGCATCCGCGCGCTGGAGGGCCGGGTCCAGGAGATCACCCACGAGCTGATCGACGCGATGCTCGCTCAGTCCGAGGGCCGGGCCGACCTCGTCACCGACTTCGCCTACCCGCTGCCCGCCGCCGTCATCTGCGAACTCCTCGGCGTCCCCTTCGACGACCGCGAGAAGTTTCACGACTGGTCAACACAGATCACCAAGCGCCTGGGCGACGGTGGCGCGGAAGCCGCCATGGGTGAGCTCACGGGATATCTGACCGCCCTGCTGGAGGACAAACGGGCCCGGCCCGGGGACGATCTGCTCAGCGCGCTGGTCCGCACCAGCGGCGAGGACCAGGACGCGCTGTCGACCGAGGAACTGGTCGGCATGGCCGTCCTGCTGCTCATCGCGGGGCAGGAGACGACCACGGGTCTCATCGCCAACGGCATGGTGGCGCTGCTCCGGCACCCCGAGCAATGCTCCGCCCTGCGCGCCGACTTCTCGCTTCTGGACGGCGCCGTCGAGGAGATGCTGCGCTACAGCGGACCGACCGGCACCTCGCTGCACCGGTTCACCACGGCGTCGGTCAGCCTGGACGGAGTGGTCATTCCCGGCGGCGGCGAACTGGTACTGATCGGCAACACACCGGCCAACCAGGACCCGAAGCGCTTCCCGGACGCCGGCCGCTTCGACATCCGCCGTGACGCCGGCGGCCACCTCGCCTTCGGACACGGCATCCACGCGTGCTTCGGCGCCCCCCTCGCCCGGCTTGAGGCGAAGGCTGCCGTGCGCGCCCTCCTGGAGCGCTGCCCCGATCTGGCTCTCGCCGTCGACCCGGCCACCCTGATCTGGCACCCCAGCGTCATGATGCGCGGCCTGACGAGCCTTCCGGTCCTGGTGCGTCCAACGGCACCGGTCGCCTGA
- a CDS encoding cytochrome P450, giving the protein MTTTEAEATPEPALRNGPGGTEFIADLTGCDPEFTADPHPYFAKLRALGPVHRARVMDGRLGWLIVGPGEARAALKDSRFSTDARYLKAWPDMGRSAIGTTMLQADPPDHTRLRKLVSKEFTPRRIEALRSRIQEITDELLDAVVPLGSADLVKSFSLQLPLSVICELFGVPEKDRDDFHRWSSEMSAPPTPDAAQAAGEAMAGYLGALIASKRADGGDDLLSDLVRTTDAGDRLSDEELFGMAFLLLVAGHETTNNLIAGAFSLLLQHPEQLAALQADWSLLDGAIEETMRYEGPVEVSAFRYTTEPVVIGKTEIPAGEVVMAGLASASRDPERFTEPERFNILRDPRESRGHIGFGHGIHACIGAPLAKLEAGIALRTLLERCPDLALAVDPAQLPWRPPTLFLRSLERLPVRFGPAD; this is encoded by the coding sequence ATGACGACAACCGAAGCAGAAGCGACGCCGGAGCCCGCTCTCCGCAACGGCCCCGGCGGGACGGAGTTCATCGCCGATCTCACCGGCTGCGACCCGGAGTTCACCGCGGACCCCCACCCCTATTTCGCGAAGCTGCGCGCGCTCGGCCCGGTGCACCGGGCCCGCGTCATGGACGGCCGGCTCGGCTGGCTGATCGTCGGGCCCGGCGAAGCGCGGGCCGCTCTGAAGGACTCGCGGTTCAGTACGGACGCGCGGTACCTCAAGGCCTGGCCGGACATGGGCCGCAGTGCCATCGGCACCACTATGCTCCAGGCCGATCCGCCCGATCACACGCGGCTGCGCAAACTGGTCTCCAAGGAGTTCACTCCGCGCCGCATCGAGGCGCTGCGCTCCCGGATCCAGGAGATCACCGACGAACTCCTGGACGCTGTCGTGCCGTTGGGGAGCGCGGACCTGGTGAAGTCCTTCAGCCTCCAGCTGCCGCTCTCCGTGATCTGTGAACTCTTCGGTGTGCCCGAGAAGGACCGCGACGACTTCCACCGCTGGTCCAGTGAGATGTCCGCACCGCCGACGCCCGACGCGGCCCAGGCGGCGGGGGAGGCCATGGCGGGCTACCTCGGGGCCCTCATCGCGAGCAAGCGCGCCGACGGCGGCGACGATCTGCTGAGCGACCTGGTGCGCACGACCGACGCCGGCGACCGGCTGTCGGACGAGGAACTCTTCGGCATGGCCTTCCTGTTGCTCGTGGCCGGACACGAGACCACCAACAACCTGATCGCCGGCGCGTTCTCCTTGCTGCTCCAGCACCCCGAGCAGCTCGCCGCGCTCCAGGCCGACTGGTCGCTCCTCGACGGCGCGATAGAGGAGACGATGCGCTACGAGGGACCGGTGGAGGTCTCCGCCTTCCGTTACACCACCGAACCCGTCGTCATCGGGAAGACCGAGATACCCGCGGGCGAGGTGGTGATGGCCGGGCTCGCCTCCGCGTCACGCGATCCCGAGCGGTTCACCGAGCCCGAGCGCTTCAACATTCTGCGCGACCCGCGCGAGAGCCGGGGCCACATCGGGTTCGGCCACGGCATCCATGCCTGCATCGGTGCCCCGCTGGCCAAGCTGGAGGCGGGCATCGCCCTGCGTACGCTGCTGGAGCGCTGCCCGGACCTGGCCCTGGCGGTCGATCCGGCGCAGCTCCCCTGGCGTCCGCCCACCCTCTTCCTGCGCAGCCTCGAGCGGCTGCCCGTCCGCTTCGGCCCGGCCGACTGA
- a CDS encoding glycosyltransferase, whose protein sequence is MAYALQGAGHEVRIASHPYLAPAITGAGLNAVPLGRPDTIASPTAVGDFMLSEDHRERLAKALAVDLARDGDNWATLSTYTLASSRIFHPADATGTSGWGGVDDLVAVARDWRPDLVLWDPNWPGAAVAARACGAAQGRVLWGGDFLGWADHRSDEHREDLRAAGLAHPVTEIVRPAAERHGVEVDDELVLGQFTLDPNPADMRLPSRARTVPLRRIPYAGAAEVPGWLRSKPTRPRVALSLGVTQRMFDNDRVMIPALLDMVDGLDIEVVATLDASQLEGLRPPDNIRTVDYLPLNLLLPSCAAIVHHGGIGTTAAAVAHRVPQLAVVDDRGIAYHPNAEYVVRHGAGLYVHPVRLSAKEMRAQLIRLLSEPAFQEGARRVHADWLAMPSPNDTVPLLEKFVAHHRDRG, encoded by the coding sequence TTGGCCTACGCCCTTCAGGGCGCGGGACACGAGGTCCGGATCGCCTCACACCCCTACCTGGCCCCGGCCATCACGGGGGCGGGCCTGAACGCGGTTCCGCTCGGTAGGCCGGACACCATCGCCTCCCCCACCGCCGTCGGTGACTTCATGCTGTCCGAGGACCACCGCGAACGCCTCGCGAAGGCGTTGGCCGTGGACCTTGCCCGCGACGGCGACAACTGGGCCACCCTCAGCACGTACACCCTGGCGTCCTCACGGATCTTCCACCCGGCGGACGCCACCGGGACATCGGGCTGGGGCGGGGTGGACGACCTGGTGGCGGTGGCCCGCGACTGGCGTCCGGACCTGGTGCTGTGGGACCCCAACTGGCCGGGTGCCGCCGTCGCCGCCCGGGCCTGCGGCGCGGCACAGGGCCGGGTGCTGTGGGGCGGCGACTTCCTGGGCTGGGCCGACCACCGCAGTGATGAGCACCGTGAGGACCTTCGGGCGGCGGGCCTCGCGCACCCGGTGACCGAGATCGTGCGCCCGGCCGCGGAACGCCATGGTGTCGAGGTCGACGACGAGCTGGTGCTCGGCCAGTTCACGCTGGACCCGAACCCCGCCGACATGAGGCTGCCCAGCCGCGCCCGCACCGTGCCTCTGCGGCGCATCCCCTACGCGGGCGCCGCCGAAGTCCCCGGCTGGCTGCGGTCCAAGCCCACCCGTCCACGGGTCGCGCTGTCCCTGGGAGTCACCCAGCGGATGTTCGACAACGACAGGGTGATGATCCCGGCGCTGCTCGACATGGTGGACGGCCTGGACATCGAGGTGGTCGCCACGCTCGACGCCTCCCAGCTGGAAGGGCTGCGGCCGCCGGACAACATCCGCACCGTCGACTACCTCCCGCTGAACCTGCTGCTGCCGAGCTGCGCGGCGATCGTCCACCACGGCGGCATCGGTACCACCGCGGCCGCCGTCGCCCACCGCGTGCCCCAACTGGCCGTGGTGGACGACCGGGGCATTGCATACCACCCCAATGCCGAGTACGTGGTGCGCCACGGCGCGGGCCTCTATGTGCACCCGGTGCGCCTCTCGGCCAAGGAGATGCGCGCCCAGCTGATCCGGCTGCTGTCCGAGCCCGCGTTCCAGGAGGGGGCGCGTCGGGTGCACGCCGACTGGCTGGCCATGCCGAGCCCCAACGACACGGTCCCCCTGCTGGAGAAGTTCGTCGCGCACCACCGGGACCGCGGCTGA
- the ahcY gene encoding adenosylhomocysteinase, whose protein sequence is MTTVATGAGQDFKVADLSLAAFGRKEITLAEHEMPGLMSIRKEYAATQPLAGARITGSLHMTVQTAVLIETLVALGAEVRWASCNIFSTQDHAAAAVAAAGIPVFAWKGETLQEYWWCTEQALTWPGYAGPTMILDDGGDATLLVHKGVEYQKAGAVPDPSTADNEELAVVLGLLGATSIDWTQLASEIRGVTEETTTGVHRLYEMMRDGDLLFPAINVNDAVTKSKFDNKYGCRHSLIDGINRATDVLIGGKTAVVCGYGDVGKGCAESLRGQGARVIITEIDPICALQAAMDGYQVTTLDEVVDKADIFVTTTGNKDIIMAADMAKMKHQAIVGNIGHFDNEIDMAGLARIPGIVKDEVKPQVHTWTFPDGKVLIVLSEGRLLNLGNATGHPSFVMSNSFADQTLAQIELYTKPNEYPTDVYVLPKHLDEKVARLHLASLGVKLTELRPEQAAYIGVEVEGPYKPDHYRY, encoded by the coding sequence ATGACGACTGTCGCCACCGGCGCCGGCCAGGACTTCAAGGTCGCCGACCTCTCCCTCGCCGCCTTCGGCCGCAAGGAGATCACCCTCGCCGAGCACGAGATGCCCGGCCTGATGTCGATCCGCAAGGAGTACGCCGCCACGCAGCCGCTGGCCGGCGCACGCATCACCGGCTCCCTGCACATGACCGTGCAGACCGCCGTGCTGATCGAGACCCTGGTCGCGCTCGGCGCCGAGGTCCGCTGGGCCTCCTGCAACATCTTCTCCACCCAGGACCACGCGGCCGCCGCCGTCGCCGCCGCCGGAATCCCCGTATTCGCCTGGAAGGGCGAGACCCTGCAGGAGTACTGGTGGTGCACCGAGCAGGCGCTGACCTGGCCCGGTTACGCGGGCCCCACCATGATCCTGGACGACGGCGGTGACGCCACGCTCTTGGTGCACAAGGGCGTGGAGTACCAGAAGGCGGGCGCGGTACCGGATCCGTCCACCGCCGACAACGAGGAACTGGCCGTGGTCCTGGGGCTGTTGGGCGCCACCTCCATCGACTGGACCCAGCTGGCCTCCGAGATCCGCGGTGTGACGGAGGAGACCACCACCGGTGTCCACCGCCTGTACGAGATGATGCGCGACGGCGACCTCCTGTTCCCGGCGATCAACGTGAACGACGCCGTGACCAAGTCGAAGTTCGACAACAAGTACGGCTGCCGCCACTCCCTGATCGACGGCATCAACCGCGCCACCGACGTCCTCATCGGCGGCAAGACCGCGGTCGTCTGCGGTTACGGCGACGTCGGCAAGGGCTGCGCCGAGTCCCTGCGCGGCCAGGGCGCCCGCGTGATCATCACCGAGATCGACCCGATCTGCGCGCTCCAGGCGGCGATGGACGGCTACCAGGTCACGACCCTGGACGAGGTCGTCGACAAGGCGGACATCTTCGTCACCACGACGGGCAACAAGGACATCATCATGGCCGCCGACATGGCCAAGATGAAGCACCAGGCGATCGTCGGGAACATCGGCCACTTCGACAACGAGATCGACATGGCCGGCCTGGCCAGGATCCCGGGCATCGTCAAGGACGAGGTCAAGCCCCAGGTGCACACCTGGACCTTCCCCGACGGCAAGGTGCTGATCGTCCTGTCCGAGGGCCGCCTGCTGAACCTCGGCAACGCGACCGGTCACCCCTCCTTCGTCATGTCGAACTCCTTCGCGGACCAGACCCTGGCCCAGATCGAGCTCTACACCAAGCCGAACGAGTACCCGACCGACGTGTACGTGCTGCCCAAGCACCTCGACGAGAAGGTCGCCCGCCTCCACCTGGCCTCGCTCGGCGTCAAGCTCACCGAGCTCCGCCCGGAGCAGGCCGCGTACATCGGCGTCGAGGTCGAAGGCCCGTACAAGCCGGACCACTACCGCTACTGA
- the metK gene encoding methionine adenosyltransferase, which yields MSRRLFTSESVTEGHPDKIADQISDTVLDALLAKDPTSRVAVETLITTGLVHVAGEVTTSAYAPIAALVREKILAIGYDSSVKGFDGASCGVSVSIGAQSPDIAQGVDVAYEQRTGRAAADELDQQGAGDQGLMFGYATDETPNLMPLPIELAHRLSRRLTEVRKDGTVPYLRPDGKTQVTIEYSGSRPVRLDTVVVSSQHAADIDLGSLLTPDIREFVVEHVLGQLADDGIKLDTDGYRLLVNPTGRFETGGPMGDAGLTGRKIIIDTYGGMARHGGGAFSGKDPSKVDRSAAYAMRWVAKNVVAAGLAARCEVQVAYAIGKAEPVGLFIETFGTERVATDRIEKAVSEVFDLRPAAIIRDLDLLRPIYAQTAAYGHFGRELPDFTWERTDRVDALRTAAGI from the coding sequence ATGTCCCGCCGTCTGTTCACCTCTGAGTCCGTGACCGAGGGCCACCCCGACAAGATCGCCGACCAGATCAGCGACACCGTCCTCGACGCCCTGCTGGCCAAGGACCCCACCTCCCGGGTGGCCGTGGAGACCCTGATCACCACGGGTCTCGTGCACGTGGCCGGTGAGGTGACCACCTCCGCGTACGCGCCGATCGCCGCACTCGTCCGCGAGAAGATTCTGGCGATCGGCTACGACTCGTCGGTGAAGGGGTTCGACGGCGCCTCCTGCGGTGTCTCCGTCTCCATCGGTGCCCAGTCCCCCGACATCGCCCAGGGCGTCGACGTCGCATACGAGCAGCGGACGGGCCGGGCGGCCGCCGACGAACTCGACCAACAGGGCGCCGGCGATCAGGGCCTGATGTTCGGTTACGCCACCGACGAGACCCCGAACCTCATGCCGCTGCCCATCGAGCTCGCGCACCGCCTCTCCCGCCGGCTGACCGAGGTGCGCAAGGACGGTACGGTCCCCTACCTGCGTCCCGACGGCAAGACCCAGGTCACCATCGAGTACTCGGGCAGCCGCCCGGTCCGCCTCGACACGGTCGTCGTCTCCTCGCAGCATGCCGCCGACATCGACCTCGGCTCGCTGCTCACCCCGGACATCCGGGAGTTCGTCGTCGAGCACGTCCTGGGCCAGCTCGCCGACGACGGCATCAAGCTCGACACCGACGGCTACCGGCTGCTCGTCAACCCGACCGGCCGCTTCGAGACCGGCGGCCCGATGGGCGACGCGGGTCTGACCGGCCGCAAGATCATCATTGACACGTACGGCGGCATGGCGCGGCACGGCGGCGGCGCCTTCTCCGGCAAGGACCCCTCCAAGGTGGACCGTTCGGCGGCGTACGCGATGCGCTGGGTCGCCAAGAACGTCGTGGCCGCCGGTCTCGCGGCGCGCTGCGAGGTCCAGGTCGCGTACGCCATCGGCAAGGCCGAGCCGGTCGGTCTGTTCATCGAGACCTTCGGTACCGAGCGCGTGGCAACCGACCGGATCGAGAAGGCCGTCTCGGAGGTCTTCGACCTTCGTCCGGCCGCCATCATCCGCGACCTCGACCTGCTGCGCCCGATCTATGCCCAGACCGCCGCCTACGGCCATTTCGGCCGCGAGCTCCCGGACTTCACATGGGAGCGCACCGACCGGGTGGACGCGCTCCGCACCGCCGCGGGGATCTGA
- a CDS encoding carbohydrate kinase family protein has product MRIAVSGSIATDHLMTFPGRFTDQLLPDQLDKVSLSFLVGQLNVRRGGVAANICYGLGCLGLSPVLVGAVGDDFAEYRVWLKEHGVDTDVVHVFETRQTANQIAAFHPAAMSEARDIGIQRAVEHAGGLDLVLISPNDPATMLRHTAQCRTSGIAFAADPSQQLANLDGEQVASLVDGARWLFTNEYEASLLLERTGRRREDVLRQVGTWITTLGAGGVRIDRDGAPTCTVPAVPATDTTDPTGVGDAFRAGFLAAVGQGLSADDAARLGCALATTALGATGPQEYEVSPVRLLADITAAYGPAAARPFALWLGNPGETS; this is encoded by the coding sequence ATGCGCATCGCCGTGAGTGGGTCCATCGCCACCGACCATCTGATGACCTTCCCCGGAAGGTTCACCGACCAGCTCCTCCCCGACCAGCTGGACAAGGTCTCGCTGTCCTTCCTCGTCGGCCAACTGAACGTCCGGCGGGGCGGGGTGGCCGCCAACATCTGCTACGGACTCGGTTGCCTGGGGCTTTCGCCCGTGCTGGTCGGCGCCGTCGGCGACGACTTCGCGGAGTACCGGGTCTGGCTCAAGGAGCACGGCGTCGACACCGATGTCGTCCATGTCTTCGAGACCCGCCAGACGGCGAACCAGATCGCCGCCTTCCATCCGGCTGCGATGTCCGAGGCCCGGGACATCGGCATCCAACGGGCCGTCGAGCACGCCGGTGGCCTTGATCTGGTCCTCATCTCCCCCAACGACCCCGCCACGATGCTCCGACACACGGCCCAGTGCCGGACTTCCGGCATCGCGTTCGCGGCCGATCCCTCGCAGCAGCTCGCCAACCTCGACGGCGAGCAGGTCGCGTCTCTGGTGGACGGTGCGCGCTGGCTGTTCACCAACGAGTACGAGGCCTCGCTGCTCCTCGAACGCACCGGACGGCGGCGTGAGGACGTACTGCGGCAGGTCGGCACCTGGATCACCACGCTGGGGGCGGGCGGCGTGCGGATCGACCGCGACGGGGCTCCTACGTGTACGGTCCCGGCTGTGCCGGCCACGGACACGACCGATCCGACCGGTGTCGGCGACGCCTTCCGCGCCGGCTTCCTCGCGGCTGTCGGCCAGGGCCTGTCGGCCGACGATGCCGCCCGCCTGGGCTGTGCCCTGGCCACCACGGCCCTGGGCGCCACGGGCCCGCAGGAGTACGAGGTCAGTCCCGTACGGCTGCTCGCGGACATCACGGCCGCCTACGGCCCGGCCGCGGCGCGGCCCTTCGCGCTGTGGCTGGGTAACCCGGGAGAAACGTCATGA